The following are encoded in a window of Bradyrhizobium guangdongense genomic DNA:
- a CDS encoding Lrp/AsnC family transcriptional regulator gives MIPVDAFDLKILSALQDDGRLTNQELADLAGLSASQCSRRRMRLEEEKVIAGYHADLSSEALGFGVIAFIQVGLSTHSPDNSKRFRALVNRIDEIQEAYSLTGDADYVLKAVLRDLKGLSNLVNDVLMPHQSVAHVRSSIVLDRLKESAKLPLKDLKAG, from the coding sequence ATGATTCCAGTGGACGCCTTCGACCTCAAAATCCTCAGCGCGCTGCAGGACGACGGCCGCCTCACCAACCAGGAGCTGGCCGACCTCGCCGGCCTGTCGGCCTCGCAATGCTCGCGGCGACGGATGCGGCTGGAGGAGGAGAAGGTGATCGCGGGCTATCACGCCGATCTTTCCAGCGAGGCGCTCGGCTTCGGCGTGATCGCCTTCATCCAGGTGGGGCTTTCGACCCACTCGCCTGATAATTCCAAGCGCTTCCGCGCGCTGGTGAACCGGATCGACGAGATCCAGGAGGCCTATTCGCTCACCGGCGATGCCGATTACGTGCTCAAGGCCGTGCTGCGCGACCTGAAGGGCCTGTCCAATCTCGTCAATGACGTGTTGATGCCGCACCAGAGCGTGGCGCATGTGCGCTCCTCGATCGTGCTCGACCGGCTCAAGGAAAGCGCGAAGCTGCCGCTGAAGGATCTGAAGGCTGGCTGA
- a CDS encoding DUF1272 domain-containing protein — protein sequence MALQLRPNCEYCDRDLPPDALDARICSYECTFCAECVETKLFNVCPNCGGGFAPRPIRPTQEWRPGVCTSKQAPSDKRVHLKYSLDDVAAHCARIRDVPPEKR from the coding sequence ATGGCGCTCCAGCTTCGACCCAACTGCGAGTATTGCGACCGCGACCTGCCGCCTGATGCGCTTGATGCGCGGATCTGCTCCTATGAATGCACGTTCTGTGCGGAGTGCGTCGAGACGAAACTTTTCAACGTCTGCCCAAACTGCGGCGGCGGCTTCGCCCCGCGCCCGATCCGCCCGACGCAGGAGTGGCGGCCGGGCGTGTGCACGAGCAAACAGGCGCCCTCGGACAAGCGGGTGCATCTGAAGTATAGCCTGGACGACGTCGCGGCGCATTGCGCGCGCATTCGCGACGTGCCGCCGGAGAAGCGATAG
- the hmgA gene encoding homogentisate 1,2-dioxygenase yields the protein MNINTSPDQIIRSSAQVTPGYMSGFGNSFETEALPGALPIGRNSPQRCAYGLYAEQLSGSPFTAPRGANERSWLYRIRPSVKHSGRFEKVDAGLWRSAPCHEYDLPIAQLRWDPTPLPNDEVTFVQGVQTMTTAGDVNTQAGMAAHVYLITKSMVNQHFYNADGELMFVLQQGNLRFGTEFGRIDAEPGEIVVIPRGVKFRVEIPNGPARGYLCENYGGAFTLPERGPIGANCLANARDFLTPVANYEDKDTPTELFVKWGGALFKTNLPHSPIDVVAWHGNYAPYKYDLRTFSPVGAIGFDHPDPSIFTVLTSPSETAGTANIDFVIFPERWMVADNTFRPPWYHMNIMSEFMGLIYGVYDAKPQGFVPGGMSLHNCMLPHGPDRDAFEHASNGELKPVKLTGTMAFMFETRYPQRVTAHAAKSSTLQDDYADCWKGLEKKFDPSNP from the coding sequence ATGAACATCAATACCTCGCCTGACCAGATCATCCGCAGCTCGGCGCAGGTGACGCCGGGCTACATGTCAGGCTTCGGCAACAGTTTTGAGACCGAGGCGCTGCCGGGCGCGTTGCCGATCGGGCGCAACTCGCCGCAGCGCTGCGCCTACGGGCTCTATGCCGAGCAGCTCTCGGGCTCGCCGTTCACCGCGCCGCGCGGCGCCAATGAGCGCTCCTGGCTCTATCGCATCCGTCCCTCGGTGAAGCATTCCGGACGCTTCGAGAAGGTCGATGCCGGCCTGTGGCGGTCGGCGCCGTGCCACGAATACGATCTGCCGATCGCGCAGCTGCGCTGGGACCCGACGCCGCTGCCGAACGACGAGGTCACCTTCGTCCAGGGCGTGCAGACCATGACGACGGCGGGTGACGTGAATACGCAGGCCGGCATGGCCGCGCATGTCTATCTCATCACCAAATCGATGGTGAACCAGCACTTCTACAATGCCGACGGCGAGCTGATGTTCGTGCTTCAGCAGGGCAACTTACGCTTCGGCACCGAGTTCGGCCGCATCGATGCCGAGCCCGGCGAGATCGTGGTGATCCCGCGCGGCGTCAAGTTCCGCGTCGAGATTCCGAACGGGCCGGCGCGCGGCTATCTCTGCGAAAACTATGGCGGTGCCTTCACGCTGCCGGAGCGCGGGCCGATCGGCGCCAACTGTCTCGCCAACGCGCGCGACTTCCTCACGCCGGTCGCGAACTACGAGGACAAGGACACGCCGACCGAGCTGTTCGTGAAGTGGGGCGGGGCGCTGTTCAAGACGAACCTGCCGCATTCGCCGATCGACGTGGTCGCCTGGCACGGCAATTACGCGCCCTACAAATACGATCTGCGCACCTTCTCGCCGGTCGGCGCGATCGGCTTCGACCATCCCGATCCCTCGATCTTCACTGTGCTGACCTCGCCGTCGGAGACGGCGGGCACCGCGAATATCGACTTCGTCATCTTCCCCGAGCGCTGGATGGTGGCCGACAACACCTTCCGTCCGCCCTGGTATCACATGAACATCATGAGCGAGTTCATGGGGCTGATCTACGGCGTCTACGACGCCAAGCCGCAAGGCTTCGTCCCCGGCGGCATGAGCCTGCACAATTGCATGCTGCCGCACGGCCCCGACCGCGACGCCTTCGAGCACGCCAGCAATGGCGAATTGAAGCCGGTGAAGCTCACCGGCACCATGGCCTTCATGTTCGAGACCCGCTATCCGCAGCGGGTCACCGCCCACGCCGCGAAGTCGTCGACGCTGCAGGACGATTATGCCGATTGCTGGAAGGGCCTCGAGAAGAAGTTCGATCCGAGCAACCCGTAG
- a CDS encoding MBL fold metallo-hydrolase — translation MAKNFASTGDLAEKKITFSEIGTDLYAFTAEGDPNTAVIVGDDGCLVFDAQATPAMANKVIERVRKVTDKPIKYVVLSHYHAVRVLGASAYKAQGIVASQETYRLIEERGKQDWDSEYGRFPRLFQDAQSIPGLTWPTLTFEGEMSIYLGKREVRLLQLGAGHTSGDIVAWVPDSEVMFSGDLIEYHSACYCGDAHLREWPMTLNEIRNFNPKAIAPGRGDALKGTATVREAIAMTRDFVASLYGAAEISVAKGRTLKESMAATREVMDPKFSSFAIYEHCLPFNVSRAYDEASGIDDPVIWTDKRDQEMWAALQGGG, via the coding sequence ATGGCGAAGAACTTCGCATCCACCGGCGATCTCGCCGAGAAGAAGATCACCTTTTCCGAGATCGGCACCGATCTCTACGCCTTCACCGCGGAGGGTGATCCGAACACGGCCGTGATCGTCGGTGACGACGGCTGCCTGGTGTTCGATGCGCAGGCGACGCCGGCAATGGCGAACAAGGTGATCGAGCGCGTCCGCAAAGTCACGGACAAGCCGATCAAATATGTCGTGCTGTCGCACTATCACGCGGTGCGCGTGCTCGGGGCCTCCGCCTACAAAGCGCAAGGCATCGTCGCCTCGCAGGAAACCTATCGTCTGATCGAGGAGCGCGGCAAGCAGGATTGGGATTCCGAGTATGGCCGTTTTCCGCGCCTGTTCCAGGACGCGCAGAGCATTCCCGGCCTGACCTGGCCGACGCTGACCTTCGAAGGCGAGATGTCGATCTATCTCGGCAAGCGCGAGGTGCGGCTGCTGCAGCTCGGTGCCGGCCACACCTCCGGCGACATCGTCGCCTGGGTGCCGGATTCCGAGGTGATGTTCTCCGGCGACCTGATCGAATATCACTCGGCCTGCTATTGCGGCGATGCGCATTTGCGCGAATGGCCGATGACGCTGAACGAGATCCGCAATTTCAATCCCAAGGCAATTGCGCCGGGCCGCGGCGATGCGCTGAAGGGCACCGCCACCGTGCGCGAAGCCATCGCGATGACGCGCGATTTCGTCGCCTCGCTCTATGGCGCCGCCGAAATCTCGGTCGCAAAGGGACGCACGCTCAAGGAGTCCATGGCGGCGACGCGCGAGGTGATGGATCCGAAATTCTCCAGCTTCGCGATCTACGAGCACTGCCTGCCGTTCAATGTGTCGCGCGCCTATGACGAGGCGTCGGGGATCGACGACCCCGTGATCTGGACCGACAAGCGCGACCAGGAAATGTGGGCGGCCCTGCAAGGAGGAGGATAG
- the fahA gene encoding fumarylacetoacetase yields the protein MTIHPNDPSLRSFIEVDPASDFPIQNLPYGVFSTPGNPTPRVGIAIGDYVLDLWELEQDSRLDVGPLGVFSGPSLNAFMALGPKVWSRTRARISELLRHDHPELRDNEELRRQALVPMRDAKLHLPIAVSGYTDFYSSKEHATNVGVMFRGKDNALQPNWLHMPIAYNGRASTVVVSGTKVKRPRGQLKPPNVEVPSFAPCKRLDFELEMGVVIGQPSPMGGMLSEQQAEEMIFGFVLLNDWSARDIQQWEYVPLGPFLAKAFATSISPWVVTREALEPFRVKGPEQEPVPLDYLKQTRPQNYDIALDVALRAAGANAPAGISRTNFKYMYWSSVQQLMHHASSGCAMNVGDLLGSGTISGPEKNQRGSLLEISWNGTEPVELPGGVKRSFLEDGDSLVMRGWCQGNGYRVGFGEVEGTILPAE from the coding sequence GTGACAATCCATCCCAACGACCCCAGCCTCCGCTCCTTCATCGAGGTCGATCCCGCCTCCGACTTCCCGATCCAGAACCTGCCCTATGGCGTGTTCTCGACCCCAGGCAATCCGACGCCGCGGGTCGGCATCGCGATCGGCGATTACGTGCTCGATCTCTGGGAGCTGGAGCAGGACTCGCGGCTCGACGTCGGACCCCTCGGCGTGTTCTCCGGGCCCTCGCTCAATGCCTTCATGGCGCTCGGGCCAAAGGTCTGGAGCAGGACCCGCGCGCGCATCAGCGAACTGTTGCGGCACGATCATCCCGAGCTGCGCGATAACGAGGAGCTGCGCAGGCAGGCGCTGGTGCCGATGCGCGATGCAAAGCTGCATCTGCCCATCGCGGTTTCCGGCTACACCGATTTCTATTCCTCCAAAGAGCACGCCACCAATGTCGGCGTAATGTTTCGCGGCAAGGACAATGCGCTGCAGCCGAACTGGCTGCACATGCCGATCGCCTATAACGGCCGCGCCTCCACCGTCGTGGTGTCGGGTACCAAGGTGAAGCGGCCGCGCGGGCAGTTGAAGCCGCCGAATGTGGAGGTGCCGAGCTTTGCGCCCTGCAAGCGGCTCGATTTCGAGCTGGAGATGGGCGTCGTGATCGGCCAGCCCTCGCCGATGGGCGGCATGCTCAGCGAGCAACAGGCCGAAGAGATGATCTTCGGGTTCGTGCTGCTCAACGATTGGAGCGCCCGCGACATCCAGCAATGGGAATATGTGCCGCTCGGCCCGTTCCTGGCCAAGGCGTTTGCGACGTCGATCAGCCCATGGGTGGTGACGCGCGAGGCGCTGGAGCCGTTCCGCGTGAAGGGGCCCGAGCAGGAGCCGGTGCCGCTCGATTATCTCAAGCAGACCAGGCCCCAGAACTACGATATCGCGCTCGACGTCGCCTTGCGCGCGGCCGGCGCCAATGCGCCTGCCGGCATCAGCCGCACCAATTTCAAATACATGTACTGGTCCTCGGTGCAGCAGCTGATGCACCACGCCTCCTCCGGCTGCGCCATGAATGTCGGCGATCTCTTAGGAAGCGGCACCATCTCCGGTCCGGAGAAGAACCAGCGCGGCAGCCTGCTCGAGATCAGCTGGAACGGCACCGAACCGGTCGAACTGCCCGGCGGCGTCAAGCGCTCGTTCCTGGAGGACGGCGACAGCCTCGTGATGCGCGGCTGGTGCCAGGGCAACGGCTATCGCGTCGGATTCGGCGAGGTCGAGGGGACGATTTTGCCGGCGGAGTAG